A genomic region of Pontibaca methylaminivorans contains the following coding sequences:
- the rsmD gene encoding 16S rRNA (guanine(966)-N(2))-methyltransferase RsmD: MRIIAGRFRGHPLAALGRGDSAAHLRPTPDRVRESLFSMLEHRAAIAGARVLDLFAGTGALGFEALSRGAAHALFVESGRAGQRLIARNMAALAVEAESGLLRADATRLPPNRGAGFDLVFLDPPYGKGLGARALESARAGGWIGDGALVLWEEGAPMPPPEGFVPEDQRRYGDTHVTLLRAAHQVG, translated from the coding sequence ATGAGAATCATCGCCGGACGTTTCCGCGGCCACCCGTTGGCGGCGCTCGGGCGCGGTGACAGCGCCGCGCATCTGCGCCCGACCCCGGACCGCGTGCGCGAAAGCCTGTTTTCCATGCTGGAACACCGCGCTGCCATCGCTGGTGCACGTGTGCTCGATCTGTTCGCCGGCACCGGCGCGCTTGGCTTCGAGGCGCTGTCGCGCGGCGCGGCCCATGCCCTGTTCGTCGAAAGCGGCCGCGCCGGTCAGCGGCTGATCGCGCGCAACATGGCCGCGCTCGCCGTCGAGGCCGAGAGCGGCCTGCTGCGCGCGGATGCGACGCGGCTGCCGCCGAACCGGGGCGCGGGGTTTGACCTCGTGTTTCTGGATCCGCCCTACGGAAAGGGGCTCGGGGCGCGGGCGCTTGAAAGCGCGCGGGCCGGCGGCTGGATCGGGGACGGGGCGCTCGTGCTCTGGGAAGAAGGCGCGCCGATGCCGCCGCCGGAGGGCTTTGTTCCCGAGGATCAGCGCCGATATGGCGACACGCATGTGACGCTGCTGCGCGCGGCTCACCAGGTCGGGTAG